The following proteins are co-located in the Melanotaenia boesemani isolate fMelBoe1 chromosome 5, fMelBoe1.pri, whole genome shotgun sequence genome:
- the LOC121640503 gene encoding uncharacterized protein LOC121640503 isoform X1, with translation MEGRRLCLGHIGRPCTADMLKSSSLICVVSSPAGQTNITAEPGHDVSLPCRAGHDGDITSVDWIRPDLDPEYVLLYRDGRFYLSHQHPSFQNRVDLQDRQMKDGDVSLILKNLMTNDTGTYECRVLQKGTNTVFTESIIHLEVSPSGTTQDGRNQDGGDKDGGHYRLIVGLSAGVIIVMVLGFWIYKRVQKKNSAPSSSSFISRDEGENESEANILCVEAPTDQEKHQNSSLVSAAISSRD, from the exons ATGGAGGGAAGACGTCTCTGTTTAGGACATATTGGACGTCCCTGTACAGCAGACATGTTGAAGAGTTCCTCTCTgatctgtgttgtttcctctcctgcaggacagacaaacatcacagctgaacCTGGACATGACGTCTCTCTGCCATGTAGAgctggacatgatggagacatcaCATCTGTGGACTGGATCAGACCTGATCTGGATCCAGAATATGTTCTTTTGTATAGAGATGGACGTTTTTATCTCTCccaccagcatccatctttccagAACCGGGTGGATCTTCaggacagacagatgaaggaTGGAGACGTGTCTCTGATTCTGAAGAATCTGATGACTAATGATACAGGAACATACGAATGTAGAGTCTTACAGAAAGGAACAAACACCGTGTTTACAGAgtccatcatccatctggaAGTTTCTCCATCAG GTACAACACAGGATGGAAGGAAccaggatggaggagacaaggATGGAGGACATTATAGACTGATTGTGGGTCTGTCAGCTGGAGTGATCATTGTGATGGTTCTTGGTTTCTGGATCTATAAAAGAGTCCAGAAGAAGAACTCGGCTCCATCAAGCAGCAGCTTCATCAgcagagatgaaggagaaaatgaaagtgaGGCCAACATTTTATGTGTGGAAGCACCAACAGATCAGGAGAAACACCAAAACTCTTCACTGGTTTCAGCTGCGATTTCCAGCCGAGACTGA
- the LOC121640503 gene encoding uncharacterized protein LOC121640503 isoform X2, with product MAAGYLAGIILCIYGCASVTGQTNITAEPGHDVSLPCRAGHDGDITSVDWIRPDLDPEYVLLYRDGRFYLSHQHPSFQNRVDLQDRQMKDGDVSLILKNLMTNDTGTYECRVLQKGTNTVFTESIIHLEVSPSGTTQDGRNQDGGDKDGGHYRLIVGLSAGVIIVMVLGFWIYKRVQKKNSAPSSSSFISRDEGENESEANILCVEAPTDQEKHQNSSLVSAAISSRD from the exons gacagacaaacatcacagctgaacCTGGACATGACGTCTCTCTGCCATGTAGAgctggacatgatggagacatcaCATCTGTGGACTGGATCAGACCTGATCTGGATCCAGAATATGTTCTTTTGTATAGAGATGGACGTTTTTATCTCTCccaccagcatccatctttccagAACCGGGTGGATCTTCaggacagacagatgaaggaTGGAGACGTGTCTCTGATTCTGAAGAATCTGATGACTAATGATACAGGAACATACGAATGTAGAGTCTTACAGAAAGGAACAAACACCGTGTTTACAGAgtccatcatccatctggaAGTTTCTCCATCAG GTACAACACAGGATGGAAGGAAccaggatggaggagacaaggATGGAGGACATTATAGACTGATTGTGGGTCTGTCAGCTGGAGTGATCATTGTGATGGTTCTTGGTTTCTGGATCTATAAAAGAGTCCAGAAGAAGAACTCGGCTCCATCAAGCAGCAGCTTCATCAgcagagatgaaggagaaaatgaaagtgaGGCCAACATTTTATGTGTGGAAGCACCAACAGATCAGGAGAAACACCAAAACTCTTCACTGGTTTCAGCTGCGATTTCCAGCCGAGACTGA